The sequence TCTAGTCCAAGTAAGTTTGACAaggggaaagaaaaggctGTAGTTTCTCAAAATGAATATGCTACAAGAAGAAAGTGTTTTAGATGTCATGGAAGGGGGCATGTTGCATCCAAATGTCCTAGCAAAAATGTTCTGACCGCAACTCAATATGCTTTAATGGATGAGGAAGATAAACTCTATCCCTTCATTGCAAATGAGGATGAATGTGATAACTTTGACGATGAGTATGATGAGGATATACCACCAGAAAATGAGAGCAATATGATTGGAGTTATGAGGAGAATCTTGTATACTGAGCCTAAGGGTGACTTAAGGCAAAGAAACAATCTGTTTCATAATAGATGCAAGGGTCGAGACAAGACTTGTAATGTTATACTTGATGGCGGTGCCCAAACAGATGTGATCTCATCCGAAGCTGTGAGTAAGTTGAAGCTTCAAACCAGGGATCATAATGAGCCTTATAAGTTGAATTGGTTGAATGATGGAACCGGGGTTCGAGTCAAGAAGCAAGCCTTGGTTGCCTACTCCATAGGTGGGTTTGAAGATGAAAGATGGTGTGATATTCTTCCAATGGATGCATGTCACTTACTTCTTGGGAGACCTTGGCAGTTTGACCATGATACGGAGCACAAAGGTAAATCGAATGTATATGTTGTAACTACCAAAGAAGGCAGAAAAGTTAGATTGTTGCCTTTACCTCGCAAAGTtgctaagaaagaaaaagagaaaagcaaCTTCCTTGTAACttataatgaatttgaaaatttagtgGAAGAAAATGGGGGTAGGTATGCTTTGGTTATAAGggccaaagaagaaaagggtaCTTCTTGTGATAACTCATCATCCTTTAATGAGTTATTAGAAGAGTACAAAGATGTTTTTCCGAATGACTTACCAAAAGGGCTTCCACCACTTAGAGGCATTGAGCATGCCATCGATTTGATTCCGGGGGCATCCTTACCCAACAAGGCAGCCTATAGATGCAATCCGGAAGAAAGTAAGGAACTTCAAAGGCAAATTGATGAATTAATTCAAAGGGGCTATGTGAGAGAGagcatgagtccatgtgcCGTTTCCGCTCTCTTAGTACCAAAAAAAGATGGTACTTGGAGAATGTGTGTTGATAGCCGTTCCATAGACAATATCACAATCAAATATAGATTCTCTATGCCTAGATTGCAAGACATGCTGGATGAGTTCAGTGGTGCGttaattttttccaaaatagATTTAAGGAGTGGATACCACCAAATGAAAATTAGGGAAGGAGATGAGTGGAAGACGGccttcaaaacaaaacaagggTTATACGAGTGGTTAGTGATGCCATTCGGGCTGTGCAACGCCCTAAGCtcttttatgagattgatgaacGAAGTTCTCCGTCCTTTTCTGAATAAATTTGTTGTAGTTTACTTAGATGACATTCTTGTATATAGTAAAAACAATGAGGAGCATTTAATTCATTTGAGGATGTTGTTTGGTAGGTTGAGAGGGCAGAAGTTGTATGGAAAGCTAGAAAAATGTACTTTCATGACTCCTAGTGTTGTATTCCTAGGATATATTGTAACAGGAGAGGGGGTGCATGTAGATCCCGAGAAGGTCAAGGCAATCCAATCTTGGTTGGCTCCGAAGAATGTGAATGAGAATAGAAGCTTTCATGGACTAGCATCAttctataggaggttcatTCGAAACTTCTCAATCATCATGGCTCCCATCACCGAATTGACAAAGAAAGGAGAGTTCGAGTGGAATGAAGTTGCCCAAAGGGCCTTTGAGAAGGTAAAGTTTCAACTTTGCAATGCTCTGGTTCTTATATTTCCTGATTTTAACAAGGTGTTTGAAATGGAGTGTGATGCAAGCGGGATTGGGATTGGTGCGGTATTGatccaagaaagaaaactagTGAGCTATTTTAGTGAGAAactgatgcaataaagacaagaattacaaatgatcctttaagctttcaaggaggtccaatgataagatccaagtccaaaaggatgcaagaagctttgttgggcttaattaaagacatttggagtgttcaaacacaatgAGGCTCAgcccaagatttaggattgcaaaaaggatccaaaatcatcaatttagtgcaataagtttgggctgaactcataggtccaataagattcatttgaagcctttttttattttcattttattaggtttctcttaagttatggtgtgattagttgtcttttggagttacaaaatggatgcacataattagttgtcatttgggagttacaaaaatgagtgacatcaatgtaaaaacagccacttttaataagttttaaggggaattaaagggaaaaacgtggggaagctcaaaagacatccatttaggtttctttgtcttgttttggctataaatatcaaagccaaatccatttgtaaatatataattttgaatgataatctttgtttgctctttgtgagtgtttttgcttaagttcttgcatgaactttgaacttatcaaactatttttagtttgtggcgttctctaaccaaaatcttgtgtttgattcataacttatcaaatcatacttggtttgtggcgtttggagttgaattcaagtgctagtttcattgttggaactagttttttcctaacttcacttgaggagatccttgggttttggaatcatcttgattggagggtgttttcttgcatttcatATGTATcgtaactcattagttattggggtgtatggttgctaagatgatgatttcctatcatttggtatcagagcttgcttcaagttgaggtttgcttatctttgtgttttgtgtgttattaaagtttctcatcttctttattttttttgtgccaaattcttcttgttttaatcttttgtccttctaagtactctttcttttcaaagtttacacctttgtgttcataaagtaaaactaCATTGTCCcttgctaaaaaaaaattgtgttgttcataatttcttttcac is a genomic window of Ricinus communis isolate WT05 ecotype wild-type chromosome 2, ASM1957865v1, whole genome shotgun sequence containing:
- the LOC125369283 gene encoding uncharacterized protein LOC125369283, whose product is MAGEELARMLQIITQKLDSWARLKKKMRDKWVSKEYEQEQYLKLTHLSQDNMSVEEYVKEFEKLCLICDLHEKETFKIARFIKGLSKGIGRKVEVTHYSTFNDVCKLAMKYKMHLKEEKPKPSFGFKNPLRFNSSYTKGSTFQHKPSSSSPSKFDKGKEKAVVSQNEYATRRKCFRCHGRGHVASKCPSKNVLTATQYALMDEEDKLYPFIANEDECDNFDDEYDEDIPPENESNMIGVMRRILYTEPKGDLRQRNNLFHNRCKGRDKTCNVILDGGAQTDVISSEAVSKLKLQTRDHNEPYKLNWLNDGTGVRVKKQALVAYSIGGFEDERWCDILPMDACHLLLGRPWQFDHDTEHKGKSNVYVVTTKEGRKVRLLPLPRKVAKKEKEKSNFLVTYNEFENLVEENGGRYALVIRAKEEKGTSCDNSSSFNELLEEYKDVFPNDLPKGLPPLRGIEHAIDLIPGASLPNKAAYRCNPEESKELQRQIDELIQRGYVRESMSPCAVSALLVPKKDGTWRMCVDSRSIDNITIKYRFSMPRLQDMLDEFSGALIFSKIDLRSGYHQMKIREGDEWKTAFKTKQGLYEWLVMPFGLCNALSSFMRLMNEVLRPFLNKFVVVYLDDILVYSKNNEEHLIHLRMLFGRLRGQKLYGKLEKCTFMTPSVVFLGYIVTGEGVHVDPEKVKAIQSWLAPKNVNENRSFHGLASFYRRFIRNFSIIMAPITELTKKGEFEWNEVAQRAFEKVKFQLCNALVLIFPDFNKVFEMECDASGIGIGAVLIQERKLVSYFSEKLMQ